A region of the Salvia splendens isolate huo1 chromosome 11, SspV2, whole genome shotgun sequence genome:
GAAGTCAAAGTTGTGCAGAGAAAAGGTGAATATAAAAGATTGTTTAACATGACTTACTTAATTGCATCCCTGCACATACGACTGATGTCATCTTTGATAGCGTTCAATCCACGTCTTGTATAATACCCATTTCTTATTTTTCGCTCAATATCTGCAACCTGAAGAAGATCTCAACATTATATACCATCCTATCTTATCAAGTACCAACAGAAAAAAcatagataaaaagaaaaacaaccaGAGAGAAGGCATAATCAATACCTTGGGCTCAAATATCTCGATGGGATTCCCGTTCATAATGTCTCGTAGACTTGTAGCAACATATTCCTCCATTCTCCTAAACCCATTTCCAGCCTTCTTAATAGCCAAACGCCTCAACTGAGCATCCCTAGAGAGGATGGATGAAGACTTTCGGGCATCAAAGAGCTTGGACCGTTTATACAAGCTTCGTCGGAATAATTGGTTTGCAGAGTCCCTCTTATCTGAACTTTCTAAATACTCTTTCAGTCCACTGGATTCATCCATATGATTAGAAGCGGATTGGTTCCTATCGAATAGGTGATTAAGGCTCCGAATTTTCAGATGCGCATTCCGGTTCCTGACCCAATTGATTTTAGGAAACTTCGAAACCAAATCTTCGAACTGGGTGCAACCTCTAATATCTATAATTGACACAAAAGGTAATGACTGAAGAACTTCCTCAAGCATACCAGCAGTAATGCCAGTACAACCACGTAATATTAAGGAAGTTATCTGTTCTTCCTTGTAATCATTCTGCAGAATACAACATAAGTCAGACTTGCAACATTAAAAAtcaatccaaaaaggaaaaggGAGAAATAGAGAGGTAAAATATATGCACAATTGAATAAATATTACCATTATCTTCAAGATGGTGGAGTCGGAGCAGTTGGGTCCAATGGCACAAAAGTCAATCTGTCTAGAAATATCTTTGTAATACTTGACAACTGATCGCCAATGCTTGCACGTCAAGGCAGCATAAAATAGAGACTTAACATCAGCtctaagaaaatgaaaaatacggGATAGAATATTGCCATCAAGCAGATCCCAGCTTCCCCTCTCTAGTTCAGAATCCACTTCATCTCCCTTTCTGTACGAAACATCAGCACATAACTCATCAAATTCACTGTTGTGAAGACTTAGCACATCATCATCCGTCTCGAACTCCTCTTCAATCCCATTTATCCTAGCCCTTTTGCTTGCGCGGAAGTGATCTGCAACATCAGTTCAGAAGAGATTTTCACAAAGTTTTATCATAGACATAAGCGATGTACATCCAAATAACAGTAAGATAGGTCAGGTGCTTCCACCATGATATGTTTTTTCAGAGCTACCGAATGGGAAAAGCTAAACATGTAAAGAATAAAAACAAGTGGTGGAAGTTGATAGTTAACTTTTTAGGTCTTCCTCATGAACCTGTTTAGGGGGTTATTTTTCCCTCTTTGAGAAAGTACAccaaataaagaaataataaaacattgaGCCAAAGCAAAATATATAGAGTGGTCAGTACCAGAATTGTAAATATGTTTCTCAATCTCTTTCTTTGGCTGTCTGGCACTGATCCAAGGATCAAGCACTTCTTTAATGGCAGCTGCAAACTCCCGGCTCTTGTATGATTTCATAACCAATTCATGAAGCCTTCCTCGAGTGTATCCAATAAATTGGGGATGTAGGCAATGGAATCTATTGACCGCTATCTGGTCTCCATCCAACGCACCACCACTTGCTTCTGAAAGCGAAGTTAAACTAGTTGCAGCCTCCTCGTGCTTTATCTTTCTAGAAGGCTCAGATGAGACGGTCACTGGAACCCAAATTTTATCTTGTTTTCTGAATACACTGGTGTGGTTCCGGATGACACCTTGATCTGCCATTTTCTTAAGCTCTGAGAATGATAGAGGTCCTCGTTCATGTCCAGCGCCATCAAGGAAGTACCAATCTCCCAGATGCAATCTCAATTCATCAAGCTTGTAAAGACGGTCCTTTGGCATACAGACAATTGCACTATCCTTACTAGATTCACGTGAGTCTTGTTCATGAGAACTCTTACAGGGACCATCATCTTCAGATGATTGCTTTAAATCACCACTTGTGGAATATGGCCGTGACGACCTTGAAGAGAATCTTTCTTTTCTAGCTTTCACTCGGGATTCAGATAAAAATGAACCATGGTCCTTTACCACACAAGCATTTATCCTAATTACTGGAAGCATCAGTCCTCTGACCCCCTTGGGAATGAGAGGTTTAGTTTGGGTTGGTCTGCTTACAGTGCTGAGGTCATTCAACTCATCAGGAGAGGTGAAAGCCCATGGAGGCAAGTCAAGTCTTCGACCCTGAGAAGGATGGTACAACTCATCCTTTTGCTCCCACCTGGGATCTTCACAACCAAACTTGGGCATCTGACACAAGGGATAGCCATCATTGAGAACAACCCTTCTCTTCCAAGATCTATCTAGAGAAGTTTCATCACTTCTCTTCCAATCACATCCCCTGCACACCCATTGGCTGAAGAAACTTTCGCCAGTATCATTATAATCCAGTGCATTATCCCCTTCCAAGGATGAAAGTACAGCAGGTCTTGATTCTTCAGCTTTTATAATTTGAAGTTCAGAACCACTATCTTCAAAATGCTCATCCAAATCCTTTTGGTGCCCCGTAAAACCTATCAATGCCAAACAAAATTCATCGAGTTACAAGCACATATACGGAGCTAAGAATTAACACATAAtggtatataaattaaaattgttttaaGGTTTAGGGATTCAAGAATTAAGGTATTCTTATTCATATTAGCAGATTATAGAAAACATGTTCTCCCTATCGGATAAATTTCAAAAAGCAACATTATATGGTCTATTAAACTAATTATCAAATAGTGTAAattccaaaaacaaaaaccaaTCTGCTTTATTTTCATAATCACAGAAAGAGATTCTAATCCACTCACAGTTAtgtttattatcaaaatttcaaattcgttCTTCAACCCAGATAAGTAATCTAGAAGGAACTGTACAGAAAAGAGCAGCTGCCCAGAACAAAGAATGAGATAGAAACTGAGCAAATATAGAATGTAAATCCAAAGGTCTGAAGTGACCATGCAACATGAAATAAAGCCACTCCTAGAAATAAGCAAACAAGACAATTCTGGAGCACCATATAGGCTGCATAAAAACAGTATTTAGTATACATTCAAGGAAGCAAATAAAATACCTAGGGATTTCCACCATTTTTCCCAGTCCTCATGCTCTGATGAAATTGGCAGCAGTTCTGCAAGAAGCACATAGAACATTCATCAGATGAAAAGCATAAGTACCAAATAGATACATAAATTTCAGCTTTGAAGTAGGCAAAACAGAGACCATATGCTAAATGTAAATCTTACGCAAGTCGCAATACCACATGTAAAAGATTGTATGTTAAACTTTGGGATTTTGGTCCCCAAAATCATTAATTTTACCAAAAATCTGCTATTTCCATAAACTATAAAGTGGTACGAAAACCACAAAGTTTGGCGGAGCTTGGTTTTTTCCCATCCCGACccgattttaaaattttcctcAAAAAAATAGTATGATTTATGTGGACAATAGTTAAGTCTGCGTGTGCACACCATAAATTTAAAACCTTACGACGGTGTTTCCTTTCCTAGCTTCTTCAATAAATCTAACAATTTGGCTGACGAATCATAGTTTGAAGCATCATAGGTTAGAATACTTTGAATCGGGAAAATGGAAATAGTCCGTATTTGGGAAAATATTCTGCATACTTGAGGAAATGGTTGATATACTATTTTGTTTcttaaatgttttaattttaaccCTAGGGTTTTACACATCATACGCCATGTGAAGAGAAGTAGCGACAACTAGGATTAAAATTATATTACGTAATccagctggatccacttctgaCCCGCCATGGGAAAAACAACCGACGCCAAAGTTTGTAAATTCGTACCATTTTTATAGTAATGGAAATAGCAGATTTTGGAGAAAGTTAAAggttttagagaccaatatcccttaaactttttatatatgaacaaaaattgttttatttatatcatgAATTTTTCAGCCCAGATTGGAAAGGGGTGAAAAAATTTAATGCAGCCCTTTGTCTGGTATAACACCAGTTGACCTTACACAAGCCATTTTATTTCAAAACGGGTGGCGATAAACAATTAATGAGAGGAACTACATAAGATATGTTCGTACCTGCAAGCATCTCAACTTCCTTGCCCGGAATTAGATTGACGCCCTCTAGCAGTACTCCAACTCTGTCATCGATGTGAAAATCTTCTACAGGCTTGGAAATAACCAATATGTCCTCAGAGCAGATTTTTGGATTTGAACAAGAGACCGGCAATTCTTCATTAGTGGATATCTCGTTTCCATTATCTGCCAATAGATTACCAGGAGCCTCAGGAGGACAGACAAGTTGAGTAACTGTGTCTGGAACAACAGAATGGAAGTTCACAGAAACAAACGGAGAAACCGCTTTTTCAACAGTTACCCACCTGTCACTTTCCATATGCTTGATCAAATGGTCAGATACAAGATATCCCTCTTCAACAAGTGTTTTGAGGTCAGACAACTTGGAAGGCCCATGTTCAACGCCAAAGTGGTCCAAGTAATACCACTTTCCTGCAACTGCATTCGCCACTTGCGGGACATGAGGCGGAGTGTTGCAGATGTCCATGTCTTCTTCCATTGATGCTGCTTCTTCTGAAATTCCATTTTCTTGAGACAATTCAACATTTTTAAGCAAAGGAATCTGAGATAACTCTTCATGATCACACGAAGGCCCGGAAACTTTATCTGCGAGGACATTTCTGTTATGTGCATTTCCTCTATCTGGTGATTTTTTACCAAAAGTCTGCGATTCCCTTCCAACAGAATCTTTCTCCTGATTATGCTTTCCTTCTTGCCCTTTGCTACCATAATGGCCAGGGCGCTTCTCCCCAGCTCCAGGTTTTCGATTCATTTCCCGGTGGTCAGCATACCTACCTCTATCACGCGGTGACCTCTCCAGCAAAGCTGGAGATCGATCCCTACCATCCCGATTGCGACCATGATTTCGAGGGGAGGGTTCCACATGAGCGGGACTGCGGCCCCTGTTATCAAAATGACGGCTACGATCATAAGGTGAGGTGCCACGTAGGGCTGGGCTGTGATCCCGGTTATCATGGTTGTGGGTCCGGTCATGTGGGGACAGCTCAGAATGATGGGGACTGTCATTGTGCCTATCGTGAGCTGCTGTTCTAGATGACTCTATATACCTAGAAGGATGCCTTTCAGATTGATTATTtcgagatgaagaagaagaagaagaagcagtcTTGTATGGTCTCTCCGTAGACCTACCGGAGTAGTGGTCAGACGGGAAACCAGGTCGACTGCTGTCGTCCGAAAGCTTCCTGTTTTTCGATCCAGAATAGTCATCATAGTCAACGCGATACTTCCGCTCATTACTATCAAAATCACTGCCATGCCGCTTGAAGCGATTACCGAAGGAATAGTCTCTTCCATGGCTCTTATTATTGGTGAAATCATTCTTCAAAGAGCTTTCTTCACCACTTATTTTGGAGCTGATTTTGGGGGTTTTCTCAGCTTCATATCTGGAATTAAATTTCCTCAAATTCTGAACACTCCCGCCACTTCTGCCGAGTTCTTTCTCACTCGAATACTTACCTGAAGAAGGTGACGTCCAACCGAGCTCCCGGCCACATTTCCATCCTTTCTCTCTAGCAGAAGGAGGAGACCAATCGGATTCCCGATCAACCCTCCATCCCCTTTCCCTAGCAGGAGGGGACGCCCATTCGGACTCGTTTTTCCATCCTTTTTCcttagcagcatcagatctccACGCTTTCGAGTAACCAAAATCACTAACCTTATTTGCAGCATCACTTCTGCACCACCTATCAGGGACAAATTCCCCCTTTTCCAGCTCCTCCTTCGACGAATTCTCCCATTCGCCACCACCTTTACGCCACTTCCCAGCGACGTACTCACCCTTCTCAACCTCACTCTTGATCTCATACCTTCTCACCGGCTTCTCAGGAACAAACTCCCCATTCTCAAAGGGAAGAGTCCCCAGCTCGCCCTCCTCCACTTCGTTGTCATTCGAAACATCACCACTGCCATTCTTCTCAGCAAAAACCTCTTTACTACTATTCACACTGTCGAAATTGTTCGTTGCCAGCTCGGCCCccttgttctttttcggcttcATCTTCCTGTTCACTTTAGCCAGCTTGACTGAAGCCTTGGAAACGGAATTGAGCTTGGTGTTGCCATTAGTCTTCCCCCCGCAAATAGCGAACTTCTCCATAATATGCTGTGAAGGGACACATGCAACACCTCCATCGCCCATGGAATGCCCCAAAATCAATCTTCAGCTCGAGAAAAAACACTCAATCCAAGCATTAATCCCCTTCTTCTCCGGGGCTGTCAATGCTCATACTGATACACAACCTCGCTAATTCTCCTTCCCCGAAATCCACCTGCGAAAAAAAAGCATAAATCAATCCAAAAAACACAAATTCACCTGGCCGCAATCCAGGAACAGGCACGAGCAAATTACCAAGGAAATGCAGAAGGTTTTTTCAATTAAACGGAAATACAATCCCGCGAATTGAAACAACACCAGAACTGCACCACGGAAAACGGTTTGGAATGACCAGAAACCAGGAAAATGGAATTGGGGAGGGAAATGGTGGTCGTGGCTAGGGTTTTTAATCTGGAGACTTACGAGTTGGAATTCCGGCAGCAGAGCCGAGGTGAGATCGAAGAAGAAGGCGAGTCGAGTGAGTGGACTCGGTGGATTAAGAGATTTGAGAGAATTGCAGTAATGAATCGATTGATGAGAGGAAGAATAGCAGAAGACGAATCTCTGTAAAttgattgaatttatttttatttttttgctcTGATTTTTTTTGGGTTTGCTAAAACAAGTTGAAGCTTGGGCTTTCGCGATTGGCCCGCCGATGTATTATAATATCTGAATAAAAAATagagttttttattttaattttatttgaattattgaaaGTGCTACATATATTTTGGTTAGTGAAAAGGGAGAAGCTTTTACCTCataatttcctttttcttttaatgaaaattttaaatctgGATAAATATGAGTATTTTATAAACTCCATATTAGTAATACTATGCTATACTaggaaattcaattcaattcaattcaattcaattcaaacGGCTTGCATCAATAATAGGAAAATGATTATTAATGCCCTTTAACTAATCATCTTGTAGATTtgctaactttttttaaaatcgatTATGATTCCTTATTCAGTCGTATAATaaattgattttgtaaatgtGTTAACTTAATGTTGGCCATCCAAATGTGTTATGTAAAATATTCGTTTTATATAAGTATATgcttatacttttattttttaaatcttgATATATTATTCGTATGTGGGCCTCGCAAGTTAAAGAAAATGGGCTTGGTAGCTTGAAGTCGTCAAAGAGCccaatagaaaaaatatatgtAGCCACATGAATGGGCCTTGCTATCTGGTTCTCAAAGCTTAAGACTAATCTTACACACTCATAGCTTCAAATTAATCTTTACGATAACTGGTCAGAAAAATTATaaactattattaaaatttagtatttcCTACTACTATTAAAGTAGGTCAGATAAATCACTAACTTTAATAaatcattcttttatttcacAGTAATAAATCCCAATAAAATTTCCAAGGATATGAAAAAACAACAATGAAAAACAACCTTTTTTTATCACTAAACAAATAATGTGGAACTCTTTTTGCCGCAaacaaaaatacaataaaacaAACAATCTGCATTTCCATGCTCTCTTCATACAAATCGACAAATTTGCAGCGATTTTTTCAGCAAGAATGTCAGAGAATATACATCAGTGAGTGCAACACTACTTCTCTATGCATCTCTAATCGTTTAAACATACTTTCAATGCTGAAAAATCCCACAAAAACTGGTTCTTTCACACACTCATGTCTAACAGTTGGTTGATTTCAGCTTAAAAGCATTCTTTTACAAAATCGAGAAAACGGGTGTTATCTGCTTGTCTCCATTCGCTGTTTCAGAATATGGTCTGTTTTTCCTCAAATCTCAACCCTTTTTTTGTCCTTTCACTGGTTTTGCTTTGGGTAGATTCCAAAAGGGTGTAAAGATTTGAGgagtaattttcaatttttgtgtttgttttcacTTTTATTAGGCCATGGAAGACTCCTTTCTTGATCTTGAAGTGGATGTCAATGGAGAAGAGGTTTTTGTGGTGAATGGGGTAAAGATTCTTGGCTTTCTTTGATACCTTTTTTCTGTTTCTGTTAATGGCATAAGGGCTTCCCCCA
Encoded here:
- the LOC121755923 gene encoding histone-lysine N-methyltransferase ATXR3-like, whose protein sequence is MGDGGVACVPSQHIMEKFAICGGKTNGNTKLNSVSKASVKLAKVNRKMKPKKNKGAELATNNFDSVNSSKEVFAEKNGSGDVSNDNEVEEGELGTLPFENGEFVPEKPVRRYEIKSEVEKGEYVAGKWRKGGGEWENSSKEELEKGEFVPDRWCRSDAANKVSDFGYSKAWRSDAAKEKGWKNESEWASPPARERGWRVDRESDWSPPSAREKGWKCGRELGWTSPSSGKYSSEKELGRSGGSVQNLRKFNSRYEAEKTPKISSKISGEESSLKNDFTNNKSHGRDYSFGNRFKRHGSDFDSNERKYRVDYDDYSGSKNRKLSDDSSRPGFPSDHYSGRSTERPYKTASSSSSSSRNNQSERHPSRYIESSRTAAHDRHNDSPHHSELSPHDRTHNHDNRDHSPALRGTSPYDRSRHFDNRGRSPAHVEPSPRNHGRNRDGRDRSPALLERSPRDRGRYADHREMNRKPGAGEKRPGHYGSKGQEGKHNQEKDSVGRESQTFGKKSPDRGNAHNRNVLADKVSGPSCDHEELSQIPLLKNVELSQENGISEEAASMEEDMDICNTPPHVPQVANAVAGKWYYLDHFGVEHGPSKLSDLKTLVEEGYLVSDHLIKHMESDRWVTVEKAVSPFVSVNFHSVVPDTVTQLVCPPEAPGNLLADNGNEISTNEELPVSCSNPKICSEDILVISKPVEDFHIDDRVGVLLEGVNLIPGKEVEMLAELLPISSEHEDWEKWWKSLGFTGHQKDLDEHFEDSGSELQIIKAEESRPAVLSSLEGDNALDYNDTGESFFSQWVCRGCDWKRSDETSLDRSWKRRVVLNDGYPLCQMPKFGCEDPRWEQKDELYHPSQGRRLDLPPWAFTSPDELNDLSTVSRPTQTKPLIPKGVRGLMLPVIRINACVVKDHGSFLSESRVKARKERFSSRSSRPYSTSGDLKQSSEDDGPCKSSHEQDSRESSKDSAIVCMPKDRLYKLDELRLHLGDWYFLDGAGHERGPLSFSELKKMADQGVIRNHTSVFRKQDKIWVPVTVSSEPSRKIKHEEAATSLTSLSEASGGALDGDQIAVNRFHCLHPQFIGYTRGRLHELVMKSYKSREFAAAIKEVLDPWISARQPKKEIEKHIYNSDHFRASKRARINGIEEEFETDDDVLSLHNSEFDELCADVSYRKGDEVDSELERGSWDLLDGNILSRIFHFLRADVKSLFYAALTCKHWRSVVKYYKDISRQIDFCAIGPNCSDSTILKIMNDYKEEQITSLILRGCTGITAGMLEEVLQSLPFVSIIDIRGCTQFEDLVSKFPKINWVRNRNAHLKIRSLNHLFDRNQSASNHMDESSGLKEYLESSDKRDSANQLFRRSLYKRSKLFDARKSSSILSRDAQLRRLAIKKAGNGFRRMEEYVATSLRDIMNGNPIEIFEPKVADIERKIRNGYYTRRGLNAIKDDISRMCRDAIKAKTRVDARDMKHIVTLFIQLTTSLDKGSKVEYTRDDVMRSWKEDSPPGFSYASSKYKKNLNKGSERKHSYRSNGNLFMNGLYDSGDCASDREIRKRLSKLYKKSLDSGSDTSDDMDRSSNASITESESTASDTESDLESPSGGAIKESRGDTFFTLDDGHDPYADEREWGARMTKAGLVPPVTRKYEVIDHYVIVADEEEVRRKMQVSLPEDYDEKLFAQRNGTEESDMEIPEVKDYKPRKSLGGEVLEQEVYGIDPYTHNLLLDSMPDESDWSLVEKHVFIEEVLLRTLNKQVRNFTGTGNTPMVYPLKPVFEEILVTANENGDRRLLRICQFMLKAIDSRPEDNYVAYRKGLGVVCNKGGGFTEDDFVVEFLGEVYPTWKWFEKQDGIRALQKNSNDPAPEFYNIYLERPKGDADGYDLVVVDAMHKANYASRICHSCRPNCEAKVTAVDGQYQIGIYSVRPIAYGEEITFDYNSVTESKEEYEASVCLCGNQVCRGSYLNLTGEGAFQKVLKEHHGLLDRHRLLLEACELDSVTEEDYIELGKAGLGSCLLGGLPDWLIAYTARLVRFINFERMQLPKEILKHNIEEKKRFFAEVNMELERTDAEIQAEGVYNQRLQNLALTIDKVRYVMRCVFGDPKNAPPPLERLSPEEAVSFLWRGEGSLVEELIQSMAPHTEDVALRDLKVKISAHDPSGSDNPETKLRMSLLWLRDEVRNLPCTNKSRHDAAADLIHIYAHTKCFFRIREYKKVTSPPVYITSLDLGPKYADKLGSGVHEYCKTYSETYCLGQLMFWYNQNAEPDAALVKASRGCLSLPDVGSFYAKAQNPSRQHVYGPRMVKFMLSIMDKQPQRPWPKDRIWSFKSSLKFVGSPTLDAALNKGSIDREMVQWLRHRPPVWDR